A stretch of DNA from Mycobacterium senriense:
ACCGAGGTTCGGCGGCGGTCATGGCCGCCGACCTGGCCGCAAGCCCGTCCAGCGGGATCGAAATCATGTGCTGCGGCGACGCGCACGTGTCGAATTTCGGCCTGTACGCCGCCCCTCATCGCTCAATCGTCTTCGACCTGAACGACTTCGATGAGGCCGCCGTCGCACCCGCGGAGTGGGACGTCAAGCGCCTGATCACCAGCGCGATCATCGGTGGTCGTCACGCTGGATACCCGGGCAAGGCCATCCGCCGCTGTGTCGAAGAGGCGCTGACGGGCTATCAAACCAGCCTCGAGGCGATGCTCGAGGAGATGAATGTTCTGGACCGCTACTACCTACGGGTGGAACCCGAGCGCTACACCGGGACAGTGTCCAAGGGTCTGCAGGCGGTGATTCAAAAGACGATTTCCCGGGCGCGCACGCGAACGTCGGAGCGAGTCTTCAAGCAGATCATGGAAACCGGCGCAGATGGAACCCCGCGCCTGCGCGAGGATCCTCCCGTCCTGCAGCACGTCGAGGAGGACATCGAAGCCCCCTTGATCGAGTCGGTTCAGGAATATCTGGCCGCGGTTCCGGCCGACGTGGCGTTGTTGCTGTCGCATTATCGCATCACCGACATCGCGCTGCGCGTCGTCGGCGTCGGCAGCGTCGGCACCCGGTGCTACCTGGTCATCCTGGTCGGCCCCAACGGAACGCCGCTGATCATGCAGATCAAAGAGGCCACTCGATCGGTGCTCGACGAATACGGCGGTTGGCCCGCAGCCGGTCGTCCTCACGGCGGCGGTCGAGGCCAACGGCCAGGGCGTGCGCGTGATTGACGGTCAGCTGATCTTGCAGGCGATGTCAGATGTGTTCCTGGGGACGACCCGCAAGGACGGCCGCGACTACTACGTCCGGCAGTTCCACGACATGAAGGGCAGCATCGACACCGAAGGCATGTCGGCCTCGATCTTCGCCGAATACGTCCTTGCCTGTGCGGTGCTGCTGGCCCGAGCACACGCGCAGAGTGCGAACGCGTCCATCCTGCGGGGATATGTCGGCACCAGTAGCGCCGTGCACGACGCGGTGGCCGATTGGTCGTATGCCTACGCCGACAAATCACTTGATGACTTTCACCAGTTGCGCGCCGCGGCAGCGGCCGGCGATATCGAGGTCGCCGACGATCCCGCACGCTGAGGGCCCGCTGGGGCGTGGCTCCGCCACATGTTCAAACGGCCGATCGTGTTGCTCGACCTAGTTACCGGCCAATTGGTTCGCGGTTATCGGCTTCGGTGTCGGTTGGCGTCGTCCGGTCGTTCGGCGCCCCGACGTGGTGCAGCCAATCTCGTCGGCGAACCCGCCAGGTCCGGCGCGCGTACTCCAGCTCGGTGTACGGCCACTGGGTGACGATCCGGCCGGACGGTGATCGGAAGTAGCTGTCGCACTGCGTCCAGATGGTGCGCGCCAGGTCCGCGGAAAGCGCGTCGTTGTAACGCTTTTCGGCCTCCCGGCGCACGTCGAGGTATCCACCGCGGCGCGCCAGCCGGGTTACCGCGCTGGCAA
This window harbors:
- a CDS encoding DUF2252 family protein — translated: MLSQGRRSDGRAAPGDSSFTTPATPPITDHDDVPNSPVWHRTFLRMLTIGPPGDSHENQRDVNACRGDYAGQMPQRPLRDRLIDVEVPSEDLARGRALRKAAPRRSLAQLTPSTRTATEILVAQNADRLTELVPLRFARMLADPFSFYRGSAAVMAADLAASPSSGIEIMCCGDAHVSNFGLYAAPHRSIVFDLNDFDEAAVAPAEWDVKRLITSAIIGGRHAGYPGKAIRRCVEEALTGYQTSLEAMLEEMNVLDRYYLRVEPERYTGTVSKGLQAVIQKTISRARTRTSERVFKQIMETGADGTPRLREDPPVLQHVEEDIEAPLIESVQEYLAAVPADVALLLSHYRITDIALRVVGVGSVGTRCYLVILVGPNGTPLIMQIKEATRSVLDEYGGWPAAGRPHGGGRGQRPGRARD
- a CDS encoding DUF2252 family protein, encoding MIDGQLILQAMSDVFLGTTRKDGRDYYVRQFHDMKGSIDTEGMSASIFAEYVLACAVLLARAHAQSANASILRGYVGTSSAVHDAVADWSYAYADKSLDDFHQLRAAAAAGDIEVADDPAR